In the Oryza glaberrima chromosome 6, OglaRS2, whole genome shotgun sequence genome, one interval contains:
- the LOC127776135 gene encoding uncharacterized protein LOC127776135 — MLAWIRRRRRRQGWIHRAPSFVRPRSRRSTASRVGSDGRGGSGDLRRLSAPADADPPPLPWIRRRRRREGLIRRPSSSLHPRSRRSARARRRVVCRLLLHVRRLSHHLQAAFAVGSDVMGGSSSSLQSQLCLGVREETGGGEGQNGGGGEGGGGGRIHQPNDEGAPVVQEHGNHRPGHDVAAGRRAGHRPRCRGARLQHTGLATEVWTATPWDALSAR; from the exons ATGCTCGCATGGatccgccgtcggcggcgacggcaggggTGGATCCACCGAGCTCCATCATTTGTCCGCCCCCGCTCGCGCCGATCCACCGCCTCTCGCGTCGGCAGCGACGGGAGGGGTGGATCCGGCGACCTCCGTCGTCTCTCCGCCCCCGCTGACGCCgatccgccgcctctcccgtggatccgccgtcgacggcgaaggGAGGGGTTGATCCGGCGACCTTCGTCGTCTCTCCACCCCCGCTCGCGCCGATCCGCTCGGGCTCGTCGTCGCGTCGTTTGTAGGCTGCTTCTTCACGTCCGTCGCCTCTCTCATCATCTCCAAGCTGCATTCGCCGTCGGCAGCGACGTGATGGGCGGATCCAGCTCATCCCTTCAGTCCCAACTCTGTCTG GGTGTCCGGGAAGAgaccggcggcggggagggccagaatggcggcggtggtgagggcggaggcggtggacgcATCCATCAGCCCAACGATGAGGGCGCTCCGGTCGTCCAAGAACATGGCAATCACAGACCAGGCCACGACGTTGCGGCAGGCCGGCGAGCCGGTCATCGGCCTCGCTGCAGGGGAGCCCGACTTCAACACACCGGCCTCGCTACCGAG GTCTGGACAGCGACACCGTGGGACGCCTTGTcggccaggtga